Proteins encoded together in one Kutzneria kofuensis window:
- a CDS encoding threonine aldolase family protein, with the protein MWCDPTVTQQPLLDFRSDTVTKPDEAMRAAMASAEVADDVLEHDPTMRALEERVAGLLNTEAALWVPSGSMGNLIALFLHLRRGDRFLAAHSSHVLDNELGTAAWIAGGMPYPMDWDAGPGRMSAAAIHDIAGSEPSYHGLNTTLLSLENTHNAAGGTVMPLEAHMQLVAAARECRLRVHLDGARLWNASVALGVAPAELTVGVDTVQVCLSKGLGAPVGSIVAGTEEFVVEARRVRKMLGGGVRQGGILAAAGLVALDRVDDLADDHANAKLLAEGLTELGWSVRTPETNIVLAAVPDLRNAIKMLGRLGIQTGPMSGQVRFVTHRDLSTADVKDALHRIGSAS; encoded by the coding sequence ATGTGGTGTGATCCGACCGTGACCCAGCAGCCGCTGCTCGACTTCCGCTCGGACACCGTGACCAAGCCGGACGAGGCGATGCGCGCCGCGATGGCCTCCGCCGAGGTGGCCGATGACGTGCTCGAACACGACCCCACGATGCGCGCGCTCGAGGAACGGGTGGCCGGGCTGCTCAACACCGAGGCCGCGCTGTGGGTGCCCAGCGGCAGCATGGGCAATCTGATCGCGCTGTTCCTGCACCTGCGCCGGGGCGACCGGTTCCTGGCCGCGCACTCCTCGCACGTGCTGGACAACGAGCTCGGCACCGCCGCCTGGATCGCCGGCGGCATGCCGTACCCGATGGACTGGGACGCCGGCCCCGGCCGGATGTCCGCCGCGGCCATCCACGACATCGCCGGCAGCGAGCCGAGCTATCACGGCCTGAACACCACGCTGCTGTCGCTGGAGAACACCCACAACGCCGCCGGCGGCACCGTGATGCCGTTGGAGGCGCACATGCAGCTCGTCGCCGCCGCGCGGGAATGCCGGCTGCGCGTGCATCTCGACGGCGCACGGCTGTGGAACGCCTCCGTCGCGCTCGGCGTCGCTCCGGCCGAGCTGACCGTCGGCGTGGACACCGTGCAGGTCTGCCTGAGCAAGGGCCTCGGCGCGCCGGTCGGATCCATCGTCGCCGGCACCGAGGAGTTCGTCGTCGAGGCGCGGCGGGTGCGCAAGATGCTCGGCGGCGGCGTGCGGCAGGGTGGCATCCTCGCCGCGGCCGGGCTGGTCGCGCTGGACCGTGTCGACGACCTGGCCGACGACCACGCCAACGCCAAGCTGCTCGCCGAGGGCCTGACCGAGCTCGGCTGGAGCGTGCGGACCCCGGAGACCAACATCGTGCTGGCCGCGGTCCCCGACCTGCGCAACGCCATCAAGATGCTCGGCCGGCTCGGCATCCAGACCGGCCCCATGTCCGGCCAGGTGCGCTTCGTCACGCACCGAGACCTCAGCACCGCCGACGTCAAGGACGCCCTGCACCGAATCGGGAGCGCGAGTTGA
- a CDS encoding Na+/H+ antiporter, whose amino-acid sequence MQGVEILLLLAGSLAVTAVARRLDWPAPLLLVAVGLAVSFVPGMPSFRLEPELVLVIVLPPLLYSSALDSSYVNIRRNIRPIGLLAIGLVLATTLGVGLVAHLAIPALSLPASLVLGAIVAPPDAVAAVAIGRKLGLPRRIMTLLTGESLVNDATALTAYKVAVAAATGAAMSWGSGILTFLLASVGGTLIGYLIGVVVHWIRLRLHDSVLESGLGMLVPFGAYLIGEAAYTSGVLAVVAAGLYLGHNAPRAGYATRLQETAVWRAVDMLLESWVFALIGLQLRVVLTDSGATWPLFGSALLVLLAAIVVRILWVYPGTYVPRLLSAKIREREEPPSPRGVFIVAWTGMRGVVSLAAASALPLDMAGRDVILLCTFVVTVGTLMVQGLSLPGLIRLLGVRSTDEHTDTLAEAQVKYHAAKASVERLDQATSEGTPEHVVTRLKLLAEHRGNAAWERLGRSDDEIGETPAARWQRLRLTMLLAEREVFLAARDAHEIDDEVFRRVQRELDLEEAALTRE is encoded by the coding sequence GTGCAAGGCGTCGAGATTCTCCTGTTGCTGGCCGGGTCGCTGGCGGTGACGGCGGTCGCCCGCCGGCTGGACTGGCCGGCCCCGCTGCTGCTGGTGGCGGTCGGCCTGGCGGTGTCGTTCGTGCCGGGCATGCCGTCGTTCCGGCTGGAGCCGGAGCTGGTGCTGGTGATCGTGCTGCCGCCGCTGCTCTACTCCTCCGCCCTGGACTCCTCGTACGTCAACATCCGCCGCAACATCCGGCCGATCGGGCTGCTGGCGATCGGCCTGGTGCTGGCGACCACGCTAGGCGTGGGACTGGTCGCGCATCTGGCGATCCCGGCGCTTTCGTTGCCCGCGTCACTCGTACTTGGTGCGATCGTGGCGCCGCCGGACGCGGTGGCGGCGGTGGCGATCGGCCGCAAGCTGGGCCTGCCGCGCCGGATCATGACCCTGCTGACGGGCGAGAGCCTGGTCAACGACGCGACGGCGCTGACGGCGTACAAGGTGGCGGTCGCGGCGGCGACCGGCGCGGCGATGTCCTGGGGTTCGGGCATCCTGACGTTCCTGCTGGCGTCGGTGGGCGGCACGCTGATCGGCTACCTGATCGGCGTGGTGGTGCACTGGATCCGGTTGCGGCTGCACGACAGCGTGCTGGAGAGCGGCCTGGGCATGCTGGTGCCGTTCGGCGCTTACCTGATCGGGGAGGCGGCGTACACCTCGGGCGTGCTGGCGGTCGTCGCGGCCGGCTTGTACCTGGGGCACAACGCGCCGCGGGCGGGCTACGCGACCCGGTTGCAGGAGACGGCGGTCTGGCGCGCGGTGGACATGCTGCTGGAGTCCTGGGTGTTCGCGTTGATCGGCCTGCAGCTGCGGGTCGTGTTGACGGACAGCGGCGCTACCTGGCCGCTGTTCGGGTCGGCGCTGCTGGTGTTGCTGGCGGCGATCGTGGTGCGGATCCTGTGGGTGTATCCGGGCACGTACGTGCCCCGCCTGTTGTCGGCGAAGATCCGCGAACGGGAGGAGCCGCCGTCGCCACGTGGGGTGTTCATCGTGGCGTGGACGGGAATGCGCGGCGTGGTGTCGCTCGCGGCGGCGTCGGCGCTGCCGCTGGACATGGCCGGCCGCGACGTGATCCTGCTGTGCACGTTCGTGGTGACGGTCGGAACCCTTATGGTGCAAGGACTTTCGCTGCCGGGACTGATCCGGCTGCTGGGCGTGCGGAGCACCGACGAGCACACCGACACGCTGGCCGAGGCGCAGGTGAAGTATCACGCGGCGAAGGCATCGGTGGAGCGCCTCGACCAGGCGACGAGCGAGGGAACGCCGGAACACGTGGTCACGAGGCTGAAGTTGCTCGCCGAGCATCGGGGCAACGCCGCGTGGGAGCGGCTGGGCCGGTCGGACGACGAGATCGGCGAGACCCCGGCGGCCCGCTGGCAGCGGCTGCGCCTGACCATGCTGCTGGCCGAACGCGAGGTGTTCCTCGCCGCCCGCGACGCTCACGAGATCGACGACGAGGTTTTCCGCCGCGTGCAACGGGAACTGGACCTGGAGGAGGCCGCGCTCACCCGCGAGTGA
- a CDS encoding LLM class flavin-dependent oxidoreductase: MSVVLHWFLPTSGDGRTIVDRFHGSQEAGAPAQRGPDIDYLAQIARAAEQLGFEGVLTPTGTWCEDAWLTTAALIAQTERLKFLVAFRPGTVSPTLAAQMAATYQRISRGRLLLNVVTGGDAVEQQRFGDWLEHDQRYARTDEFLTIVRKLWSGAPVDFDGQHLKIAGGLVPTPPDPLPQIYFGGSSDAALPVAARHVDVYLTWGEPPAQVAEKIARVRELAEAGGRTLRFGIRLHTISRDSSREAWAEADRLVEAIDPASLAKAQAQLGASQSVGQQRMVALHGGRLDKLEIYPNLWAGIGLVRGGAGTALVGSHQEVADRIEEYHSLGVTEFIFSGYPHLEEAYWFGEGVRPELVRRGLIDADLPKSASRELVPAL; the protein is encoded by the coding sequence ATGAGCGTTGTCCTGCACTGGTTCCTGCCCACCTCGGGCGACGGCCGCACCATCGTCGACCGGTTCCACGGCTCGCAGGAGGCGGGCGCGCCGGCCCAGCGCGGCCCGGACATCGACTACCTGGCGCAGATCGCCCGGGCCGCTGAGCAGCTTGGCTTCGAAGGCGTGCTGACACCGACCGGCACCTGGTGCGAGGACGCGTGGCTGACGACGGCCGCGTTGATCGCGCAGACCGAGCGGCTGAAGTTCCTCGTGGCCTTCCGGCCCGGCACCGTGTCGCCGACGCTCGCCGCCCAGATGGCCGCCACCTACCAGCGCATCTCGCGCGGCCGGCTGCTGCTCAACGTGGTCACCGGCGGCGACGCCGTCGAGCAGCAGCGCTTCGGCGACTGGCTTGAGCACGACCAGCGCTACGCCCGTACCGACGAGTTCCTGACCATCGTGCGCAAGCTGTGGAGCGGCGCCCCGGTCGACTTCGACGGCCAACACCTCAAGATCGCCGGCGGGCTGGTGCCCACACCGCCGGACCCGCTGCCGCAGATCTACTTCGGCGGGTCCTCCGACGCGGCCCTGCCGGTCGCGGCGCGGCACGTCGACGTGTACCTGACCTGGGGTGAGCCGCCGGCGCAGGTCGCGGAGAAGATCGCCCGGGTGCGGGAGTTGGCCGAGGCAGGAGGCCGCACGCTGCGGTTCGGCATCCGGTTGCACACGATCAGCCGGGACAGCTCGCGCGAGGCGTGGGCCGAGGCGGACCGGCTCGTCGAGGCGATCGACCCGGCCTCGCTGGCCAAGGCGCAGGCGCAGCTGGGCGCCAGCCAGTCCGTCGGGCAGCAGCGCATGGTCGCCCTGCACGGCGGCCGGCTGGACAAACTGGAGATCTACCCGAACCTGTGGGCCGGCATCGGGCTGGTCCGTGGCGGCGCGGGCACCGCACTCGTCGGCAGCCACCAGGAAGTGGCCGATCGGATCGAGGAGTACCACTCGCTCGGCGTCACCGAGTTCATCTTCTCCGGCTACCCGCACCTGGAGGAGGCCTACTGGTTCGGCGAGGGCGTGCGACCGGAGCTCGTACGGCGCGGCTTGATCGATGCTGACCTGCCGAAGTCCGCATCACGCGAGCTGGTGCCGGCGCTGTAG
- a CDS encoding ESX secretion-associated protein EspG: protein MEPTVLSRLDFDVLWENERFPRRHVALNVPSPGMTHTERSRLVQETWRSLEQRGLAERGRATPDISDDLALLAYPRRAVYGFIWAPDRKITLLAASNGGSALMGVVDGDEVWLIRTRDESIADSAVSVAGDMPPGPGQSVSLPTKVLTGADGRAHGDPQRLVMELSDEGVPLGQAQALVGMVAGMTTRGQFGVETAKGAERPKRADRVVAFHDTPNGRYLHLVKPSADRTEWSTITPADNQRLATSLRELLDEV, encoded by the coding sequence ATGGAGCCGACGGTCCTGTCCCGACTGGACTTCGACGTCCTGTGGGAGAACGAGCGCTTCCCCCGCCGGCACGTGGCGCTGAACGTGCCGAGCCCGGGGATGACGCACACGGAGCGGTCCCGCCTGGTCCAGGAGACGTGGCGCTCGCTGGAGCAGCGGGGGCTGGCGGAGCGAGGTAGGGCGACGCCGGACATCTCGGACGATCTGGCGCTGCTGGCCTACCCGAGGCGAGCGGTGTACGGCTTCATCTGGGCCCCGGACCGCAAGATCACGCTGTTGGCGGCGTCGAACGGCGGCAGCGCGCTGATGGGCGTGGTCGACGGCGACGAGGTGTGGCTGATCCGCACCCGGGACGAGTCGATCGCGGACTCGGCGGTGTCGGTGGCGGGCGACATGCCGCCGGGCCCGGGCCAGTCGGTGAGCCTGCCGACGAAGGTGCTGACGGGCGCGGACGGCCGCGCGCACGGCGACCCGCAGCGGCTGGTCATGGAGTTGTCGGACGAGGGCGTGCCGCTGGGCCAGGCCCAGGCCCTGGTCGGCATGGTGGCGGGCATGACCACCCGGGGCCAGTTCGGCGTGGAGACGGCGAAGGGCGCGGAACGGCCGAAGCGGGCGGACCGGGTGGTGGCGTTCCATGACACGCCCAACGGGCGCTACCTGCATCTGGTGAAACCCAGCGCGGACCGCACGGAGTGGAGCACCATCACCCCCGCGGACAACCAGCGGCTGGCGACCAGCCTCCGGGAGCTGCTCGACGAGGTCTGA
- a CDS encoding UBP-type zinc finger domain-containing protein, which yields MACVHVPDEAAVPQTSAGCQDCLAAGERRWVHLRLCLTCGHVGCCDSSPRRHASAHHADTGHPVMRSLEPGESWRWCFVDDRLV from the coding sequence ATGGCCTGCGTACACGTGCCCGACGAGGCCGCGGTCCCGCAGACTTCGGCAGGTTGCCAGGACTGCCTCGCCGCCGGCGAGCGCCGGTGGGTCCACCTGCGACTGTGCCTGACGTGCGGGCACGTCGGGTGCTGCGACTCCAGCCCGCGGCGGCACGCCTCCGCGCACCACGCCGACACCGGGCATCCGGTGATGCGCTCGCTCGAACCCGGCGAGTCGTGGCGGTGGTGTTTCGTGGACGACCGACTCGTCTGA
- a CDS encoding transglycosylase SLT domain-containing protein: protein MSAVDDVAGLPGGGEVADIARKVENAQPQSIRDTAKHWRDSASKCDDQGKAVTSAVNALDGAWAGGSADAFTAYMGNFTKAGSSMSEALNNGAAALEAAAGALEQAKSAVDSRCEGLLGEVRNWDAANPQPKDGEREAAIKPLCDAAKGDVQKAVDAADHELSNALNQLKSATFIASKFSVLPAPGEQSFVPAPGRTIDWQAKPDPGPANTTTQGANPPASHSGGGGGGGGGGGYDGGGDGGGGGGGLGPSGGPPAGGGGPAPQGQVKEWIEEAMKILQENGVDTSKMSENDIWAIIQHESGGNPHAINLWDSNAKAGHPSKGLMQCIDSTFQAHKLPGHDDIYNPVDNIIAGVRYSIARYGSVSNVPGIRAMSHGGAYQGY, encoded by the coding sequence ATGAGTGCTGTCGACGACGTCGCGGGCTTGCCCGGTGGCGGCGAGGTCGCCGACATCGCCCGCAAGGTGGAGAACGCCCAGCCGCAGTCGATCCGGGACACGGCGAAGCACTGGCGGGACAGCGCGTCCAAATGCGACGACCAGGGCAAGGCCGTCACGTCTGCGGTGAACGCGCTGGACGGCGCCTGGGCGGGTGGCTCGGCCGACGCCTTCACGGCCTACATGGGCAACTTCACCAAGGCCGGCTCCTCCATGTCGGAGGCGCTGAACAACGGCGCGGCGGCGCTGGAGGCGGCGGCGGGCGCCCTCGAACAGGCGAAGTCCGCTGTGGACAGTCGCTGTGAGGGCCTGCTCGGCGAGGTCCGCAACTGGGACGCGGCGAATCCGCAGCCCAAGGACGGCGAGCGCGAGGCGGCGATCAAGCCGCTGTGCGACGCGGCCAAGGGTGACGTGCAGAAGGCCGTCGACGCGGCCGACCACGAGTTGAGCAATGCTCTCAACCAGCTCAAGAGCGCGACCTTCATCGCGTCCAAGTTCTCCGTGCTGCCGGCGCCGGGCGAGCAGTCCTTCGTGCCCGCGCCGGGACGCACCATCGACTGGCAGGCGAAGCCGGATCCCGGCCCGGCCAACACCACCACGCAGGGCGCGAACCCGCCCGCCTCGCACTCCGGCGGAGGAGGCGGCGGTGGCGGGGGCGGCGGTTACGACGGAGGCGGCGATGGTGGCGGCGGAGGCGGTGGCCTCGGCCCCAGCGGCGGCCCGCCGGCCGGTGGCGGCGGCCCCGCGCCGCAGGGCCAGGTGAAGGAGTGGATCGAGGAGGCGATGAAGATCCTCCAGGAGAACGGCGTCGACACCTCGAAGATGAGCGAGAACGACATCTGGGCGATCATCCAGCACGAGTCCGGCGGCAACCCGCACGCGATCAACCTGTGGGACTCCAACGCCAAGGCGGGCCACCCGTCCAAGGGCCTCATGCAGTGCATCGACTCGACGTTCCAGGCGCACAAGCTGCCCGGCCACGACGACATCTACAACCCGGTGGACAACATCATCGCCGGCGTCCGCTACTCGATCGCCCGCTACGGCTCGGTGTCCAACGTGCCGGGCATCCGGGCCATGTCGCACGGGGGCGCGTACCAGGGCTACTGA
- a CDS encoding DUF3558 domain-containing protein encodes MAIALVGVAAAGCTTQDPGTASPGTTTTPTGSSVSIPARPKDLSVNVDPCALLTQDQMAQMKVSSGTPGPGWGETGATTSCTYQVTDPVKYTMTVRLDPKRGIDYWLAYTGNWTARQVTVSSFPAIQIVAKGEDWNAPAGHLCDTIVSIADGKELFAGVLPHSGDLSNTQMCDLSKQLASLTLATLQTKS; translated from the coding sequence GTGGCGATCGCGCTGGTCGGAGTCGCTGCGGCCGGATGCACGACCCAGGATCCGGGTACGGCGAGCCCCGGCACGACCACCACACCGACTGGATCGTCGGTGTCCATTCCAGCGCGTCCCAAGGACTTGAGCGTCAATGTCGACCCCTGCGCCTTGCTCACCCAGGATCAGATGGCACAGATGAAGGTGTCGAGCGGCACGCCTGGACCAGGCTGGGGCGAGACCGGAGCGACGACGAGTTGCACGTATCAGGTCACCGATCCGGTCAAGTACACGATGACGGTACGGCTCGACCCGAAGCGCGGCATCGACTACTGGTTGGCCTACACGGGAAACTGGACGGCAAGGCAGGTGACGGTTTCATCATTCCCCGCGATTCAGATCGTGGCCAAAGGGGAGGATTGGAACGCGCCCGCCGGGCATCTGTGCGACACGATAGTGAGTATCGCCGACGGAAAAGAGTTGTTTGCCGGTGTTCTTCCGCATTCCGGCGACCTCAGCAACACTCAGATGTGCGACCTGTCGAAGCAGTTGGCCAGCCTGACGTTGGCGACCTTGCAGACGAAGAGCTAG
- a CDS encoding pyridoxal phosphate-dependent aminotransferase → MVVARRADVPPFHVMDVVSAAAERQRTHGDVLSLAAGQPSTPAPAPVLAAAHRALETQPFGYTEQLGIPELREAIAGHYRKRYDLDVAPESVIVTTGSSGAFLSAFLAAFDAGDRVALPRPGYPAYRNILAALDCEVVDLPCGPEVDFKPTVAMLEGLDIQGLVIASPANPTGTVLEAHRLAELATWCERNAVRLVSDEIYHGISYGEPLDCAWRTSREAIVVNSFSKYFSMTGWRLGWMLAPTELVRPVDRLTGNFTLCPPAPSQYAAVEAFSPQSYAEVDAHVQRYRANRDLLVKGLAELGIDKLAPADGAFYVYADVSHLTDDSMAWCKRLLAETGLAIVPGIDFDPAHGDRFVRLSFAGSMLDMERALDRLGGWLPDSHSGRP, encoded by the coding sequence ATGGTCGTCGCCAGGCGCGCGGATGTGCCGCCGTTTCACGTGATGGACGTGGTGTCCGCCGCCGCGGAGCGGCAGCGGACCCACGGTGACGTGCTGTCGCTGGCCGCGGGCCAGCCGTCCACGCCCGCGCCGGCCCCGGTGCTGGCGGCGGCGCACCGCGCCCTGGAGACGCAGCCGTTCGGCTACACCGAGCAGCTGGGCATCCCGGAGCTGCGGGAAGCCATCGCCGGCCACTACCGGAAGCGCTACGACCTGGACGTGGCGCCGGAGTCGGTGATCGTGACGACCGGCTCGTCGGGCGCTTTCCTGTCGGCGTTCCTGGCCGCCTTCGACGCCGGCGACCGGGTGGCGCTGCCGCGGCCGGGTTATCCGGCGTACCGGAACATCCTGGCGGCGCTGGATTGTGAGGTGGTGGACCTGCCGTGCGGGCCGGAGGTGGACTTCAAGCCGACGGTGGCGATGCTGGAGGGCCTCGACATCCAGGGCCTGGTCATCGCCAGCCCGGCCAACCCGACCGGCACCGTCCTCGAGGCGCATCGACTGGCCGAACTGGCGACCTGGTGCGAGCGCAACGCCGTCCGGCTGGTCAGCGACGAGATCTACCACGGCATCAGCTACGGCGAGCCGCTCGACTGCGCCTGGCGGACCTCCCGCGAGGCGATCGTGGTGAACAGCTTCTCCAAGTACTTCTCGATGACCGGCTGGCGGCTGGGCTGGATGCTGGCGCCGACGGAGCTCGTCCGGCCGGTGGACCGCCTGACCGGCAACTTCACGCTGTGCCCGCCCGCGCCGAGCCAGTACGCGGCGGTGGAGGCGTTCTCGCCCCAGTCGTACGCCGAGGTCGACGCGCATGTCCAGCGTTACCGGGCCAACCGGGACCTGCTGGTGAAGGGCCTGGCCGAGCTGGGCATCGACAAGCTGGCCCCGGCCGACGGCGCGTTCTACGTGTACGCCGACGTCTCGCACCTGACCGACGACTCGATGGCCTGGTGCAAGCGCCTGCTGGCGGAGACCGGCCTGGCCATCGTGCCCGGCATCGACTTCGACCCGGCGCACGGCGACCGGTTCGTCCGGCTCTCCTTCGCCGGTTCGATGCTGGACATGGAACGGGCCCTGGACCGCCTCGGTGGCTGGCTCCCCGACAGCCACTCAGGGCGACCCTGA
- the purD gene encoding phosphoribosylamine--glycine ligase — protein sequence MRVLVIGSGAREHALLLALSKDPAVTALACAPGNAGTSAVSETYGVDLADPGSVAALAKEWNADLVVIGPEVPLVAGAADPVRDAGIPCFGPSKEAARIEGSKAFAKDVMQAAGVPTARSEIVDTPARLDAALHRFGPTWVVKDDGLAAGKGVVVTKDYDVARAHAMHLLDGGHPVLLESFLDGPEASLFCVVDGATVVPLLPAQDFKRVGDNDAGPNTGGMGAYSPLPWAPAGLVDDVVARVVQPVVDELASRGTPFSGLLYCGLALTSDGPQVIEFNCRFGDPETQAVLALLKTPLAGLFLAAAEGRLADHPPLEWEDGAAVTVVIAAEGYPGRPRTGDVITGAELDGVLHAGTRRRDDGAVVSSGGRVLSVVGTGPDLASARDAAYALVSRVELTGSHHRSDIALKAADGEVRIP from the coding sequence GTGCGCGTCCTCGTCATCGGGTCTGGTGCCCGGGAGCATGCCCTGTTGCTGGCGTTGTCCAAAGACCCCGCCGTGACCGCGTTGGCCTGCGCCCCTGGCAACGCCGGCACCTCGGCCGTGTCCGAGACGTACGGCGTCGACCTCGCCGACCCCGGCTCGGTCGCCGCCCTGGCCAAGGAATGGAACGCCGACCTCGTCGTGATCGGGCCCGAGGTGCCGCTCGTCGCCGGCGCCGCCGACCCCGTGCGCGACGCCGGCATCCCGTGCTTCGGGCCGTCCAAGGAGGCCGCCCGGATCGAGGGATCCAAGGCGTTCGCCAAGGACGTCATGCAGGCCGCCGGCGTGCCCACCGCGCGAAGCGAGATCGTCGACACGCCCGCCCGGCTCGACGCCGCGCTGCACCGGTTCGGGCCCACCTGGGTCGTCAAGGACGACGGGCTCGCCGCCGGCAAGGGCGTTGTCGTCACCAAGGACTACGACGTCGCCCGGGCGCACGCCATGCACCTGCTCGACGGCGGGCACCCCGTCCTGCTCGAGTCCTTCCTCGACGGTCCCGAGGCCTCCTTGTTCTGTGTCGTCGACGGCGCCACCGTCGTGCCGCTGCTGCCCGCCCAGGACTTCAAGCGGGTCGGCGACAACGACGCCGGCCCCAACACCGGCGGCATGGGCGCTTACAGCCCGCTGCCGTGGGCCCCGGCCGGCCTCGTCGACGACGTCGTCGCCCGCGTCGTGCAGCCCGTCGTCGACGAGCTCGCCTCCCGCGGCACCCCCTTCTCCGGGCTCCTGTACTGCGGCTTGGCGTTGACCTCCGACGGCCCCCAGGTCATCGAGTTCAACTGCCGGTTCGGCGACCCCGAGACCCAGGCCGTGCTGGCGCTGCTCAAGACCCCTCTCGCCGGCCTCTTCCTGGCCGCCGCCGAGGGCCGGCTCGCCGACCACCCGCCGCTCGAGTGGGAGGACGGCGCCGCCGTCACCGTTGTCATCGCCGCCGAGGGCTACCCCGGCCGGCCCCGCACCGGCGATGTCATCACCGGTGCCGAGCTCGACGGCGTCCTGCACGCCGGCACCCGTCGCCGTGACGACGGCGCCGTCGTCTCCTCCGGCGGCCGTGTCCTCTCCGTCGTCGGCACCGGCCCCGACCTCGCCTCCGCCCGCGACGCCGCCTACGCCCTCGTCTCCCGCGTCGAACTCACCGGCTCCCACCACCGCTCCGACATCGCCCTCAAGGCCGCCGACGGCGAGGTCCGCATCCCGTAG
- a CDS encoding HAD family hydrolase: MNWLVFDYGGVISRHTQAIPAMAARVGAEVTAFEPGYWSERDVYDRGCPDIDYWRAVCAHVGVDVDEQLSEELTRLDIEGWLPTDDNTVKLLGRLTGMGARLALLSNAPSSFGRVAERQPWAEHFTHLVFSGDLSLAKPDAEIYAALFGKLGARAADCLFVDDRQANVDGALAVGMSAHLWTSADDLADTLIRFATCS; encoded by the coding sequence TTGAACTGGCTGGTCTTCGACTACGGCGGCGTGATCAGCCGGCACACGCAGGCGATTCCGGCGATGGCGGCCCGGGTCGGCGCCGAGGTCACGGCGTTCGAGCCGGGCTACTGGTCCGAGCGCGACGTCTACGACCGCGGCTGCCCGGACATCGACTACTGGCGGGCCGTCTGCGCGCACGTCGGCGTCGACGTGGACGAGCAGCTGTCCGAAGAGCTGACCCGGCTGGACATCGAGGGCTGGCTGCCCACCGACGACAACACCGTGAAGCTGCTCGGCCGGCTCACCGGCATGGGCGCCCGGCTGGCGCTGCTGTCCAACGCCCCCAGCTCCTTCGGCCGGGTCGCCGAGCGCCAGCCGTGGGCCGAGCACTTCACGCACCTGGTGTTCTCCGGCGACCTGTCGCTGGCCAAGCCGGACGCCGAGATCTACGCCGCCCTGTTCGGCAAACTGGGGGCCAGGGCGGCGGACTGCCTGTTCGTCGACGATCGTCAGGCCAATGTGGACGGTGCGCTGGCCGTCGGCATGTCCGCCCACCTGTGGACGTCGGCCGACGACCTGGCCGACACCCTGATCAGGTTCGCGACTTGTTCCTGA
- a CDS encoding zinc-binding dehydrogenase encodes MRALLVDPSAPSGFRFGEVAQPVPAPNQVLVEVKAISVNYGEASGGFVSPEGEVQGWDAAGVVVQAAADGSGPDVGSRVVTYGRDGGWAQLRAVDTTELAVLPDNVDFASAAAIPVAGATALRALRRLGSVVGKRVLITGAAGGVGRFAVQLAARAGAHVIASVSGAARGAGLDKLGAAEVVVGVEGVEGPLHGVLDNAGGPNTATLFGLLAEGGSLQSIGAASGEPTVFPPYSTVGPKRRLEAFMMGVGIGEELAYLVSLLAAGQLDVEIGYRGSWDRADDAIEALLGRKVVGKAVLDVA; translated from the coding sequence ATGCGCGCGCTGCTCGTGGATCCGTCCGCCCCGTCCGGGTTCCGGTTCGGTGAGGTCGCCCAGCCGGTCCCGGCGCCCAACCAGGTGCTGGTCGAGGTCAAGGCGATCTCGGTGAACTACGGCGAGGCCTCCGGCGGTTTCGTCTCGCCCGAGGGCGAGGTGCAGGGCTGGGACGCCGCCGGTGTGGTCGTACAGGCCGCCGCCGACGGCAGCGGACCCGACGTCGGCTCACGTGTCGTCACCTACGGTCGCGACGGTGGCTGGGCCCAGCTGCGCGCCGTCGACACCACGGAATTGGCCGTGCTGCCCGACAACGTCGACTTCGCGTCGGCCGCGGCGATCCCGGTCGCCGGCGCGACGGCGCTGCGGGCGCTGCGCCGGCTCGGGTCCGTGGTGGGCAAGCGGGTGCTGATCACCGGCGCGGCCGGCGGCGTCGGCCGCTTCGCCGTGCAGCTGGCGGCGCGGGCCGGTGCCCACGTCATCGCCTCCGTCAGCGGTGCGGCTCGCGGCGCGGGACTCGACAAGCTCGGCGCGGCGGAGGTCGTCGTCGGCGTCGAGGGCGTCGAGGGTCCCCTGCACGGCGTGCTGGACAACGCCGGCGGCCCGAACACGGCCACCCTGTTCGGGCTGCTCGCGGAGGGCGGCTCACTGCAGTCCATCGGCGCCGCCTCCGGCGAGCCGACGGTGTTCCCGCCGTACTCGACGGTCGGCCCGAAGCGGCGCCTGGAGGCGTTCATGATGGGCGTCGGCATCGGCGAGGAACTCGCCTACCTGGTGTCGCTGCTCGCCGCCGGGCAGCTCGACGTGGAGATCGGCTACCGCGGCAGCTGGGACCGTGCCGACGACGCCATCGAGGCGCTGCTGGGCCGCAAGGTCGTCGGCAAGGCCGTGCTGGACGTCGCCTGA